CCACGGCTGGGACGTCAACCGTGATGGCCTGACCGGTGCGCCGCGCATCCATTTCATTGCCGGTGAGGAACGGCACGGCGCCATCGACCTGGCGGGGCGCTACCTCGGCCTCGGTGAGGCCACCCTGGTCAAGTCCGACGCCCAAGGCCGCATTCGGGTGGACCTGCTCGCCGACACCTTCGCGGACATGCCGGGCCCGAAGATTCTCTGCCTGCAGGCCGGTAACGTCCATTCCGGCTCGTTCGACGACCTCTGGGCGGCGGTCGAGGTGGGGCACGCCGCCGGCGCGTGGGTGCACATCGACGGGGCGTTCGGCCTGTGGGCTGCCGCATCCCCGCGCTACAAGTCGCTGATGGAGGGTCACGTGCGCGCTGACTCCTGGGCAACCGACGCGCACAAGACCCTGAACGTGCCCTACGACTGCGGCATCGCCATCGTCGCGCATCCCGAGGCGATGACCGGCGCATTCGGCATGCACGCCGAATACCTGCCGACCGCCGAAGCCGGCAACGCATACGATCGGGTTCCCGAGCTGTCCCGCCGTGCCCGCGGCGTGCCGGTCTGGGCCACGCTGAACGCCCTCGGACGCAACGGCGTCACCGCCCTCGTCGACGGACTCGCGGATGCCGCAGCCGCACTGGCCGCGGGCCTTCGCACACTGCCCGGGGCGAAGATCGTCAACGACGTGGTCTTCACCCAGGTGTGCTTGGCGATGGCCGATGACGCCACCACCCTCACCGTCGGTCAGCGACTCAACGACGAGGGTGTGGCGTTCGCGTCACCATCCACGTGGCGTGGCCGCGCGGTGCTGCGGTTCTCCGTCAGCAACTGGGCGACGGATGCCACGGACGTGGAACGAACCGTGGAGGCGGTTCGCCGCGCGATAACCAGTTAGCGCTAGTTGACCGGGCCGGTGTACTTCTCGCCGGGGCCCTTGCCCGGCTCGTCGGGGAACGGCGATGCCTCACGGAACGCCAGCTGAACGGTGCGCAGTCCGTCACGCAGCGCCAGCGCGTGGTGGTCGCCCAGGAAGGGCGCGGATGCGGTGACCAGCCCTGCCAAGGCGGTGATCAGCTTGCGGGCCTCATCGAGATCCGTGGCGGCGTCGCCCTCTTCGGCCAGACCACACTTCACTGCTGCGGCGCTGAGCAGGTGGATCGCGACGGTGTTGATGACCTCAACCGCCGGAACCTCAGCGATGTCGCGGATCTCATCTAGCTCGCTCATTTGTGTTTCCTCTGTTATCCTTGTGCAGGCTCCGGGGCTTATCCCCGGTACGAAAGTGGAGATTCTCCCACCCGCGCTTGACCGTTAGACAAGGTTACCGGGTAGTTACACCCCGCCCGTGCGGTCCATTTGGATCATTCGGGTAGTCAGGGTGTGAGCGCGTGAGCGTGTGTATTTCCTCTTTCGTTGACCAATCGGCGCCCGCCGACTGGTGCTGCAGCTTCGTAGAACGAGGAGATACGTATTAGCGATCCCAGAACTAACGACCGAATCCGGGTACCCGAAGTCCGACTTGTCGGACCGGCCGGAGAGCAGGTCGGCGTCGTCAAGATCGAGGTCGCTCTGCGACTCGCACAGGAGGCCGACCTGGATTTGGTGGAGGTTGCTCCCAACTCCAAGCCCCCTGTTGCCAAGATCATGGACTACGGAAAGTTCAAATACGAGGCTGCGCAGAAGGCCAAGGACGCCAGGCGCAACCAGGCGAACACGATCCTCAAAGAGGTTCGTTTCCGTCTCAAGATCGACAAGCACGACTACGAGACCAAGCGCAAGCGCGCTGAAGGGTTCTTGAAGGCGGGGGACAAGGTCAAGGCCATGATCCTCTTCCGCGGCCGTGAGCAGTCACGCCCCGACCAGGGTGTGCGCCTGCTGCAGAAGTTTGCCGAGGATGTCGCGGAGTTCGGAACAGTCGAATCGAGCCCCACCATCGACGGTCGAAACATGGTCATGGTCATTGGCCCGCTGAAGAACAAGGCGGATGCCAAGGCGGAGGCTAACGCGAAGCGTGCAAGCGAAAAAGCTCACGACAAAGCACACGACACCACACAGCACGAGACAGAACAGCACGAGACAACAGAGGAAGAAAATGCCTAAGCAGAAGACGCACTCCGGTGCCAAGAAGCGCTTCAAGCTCACCGGTTCCGGCAAGATCATGAAGCAGCAGTCCGGTATGCGCCACAACCTGGAGGTCAAGTCGACCGACCGCAAGCGTCGCTTGAACCAGGACCAGGTCGTTGCTCCGGCAGACGTCAAGTCGATCAAGAAGCTCCTCGGCAAGTAAGGATTAGAGACAAATGGCAAGAGTAAAAAGAGCGGTCAACGCCGCCAAGAAGCGTCGCGTAATCCTTGAGCGGGCCGAGGGCTACCGCGGTCAGCGTTCGCGCCTGTACCGCAAGGCCAAGGAGCAGGTCACTCACTCGCTGGTTTACAGCTACCGTGACCGTCGCGCCAAGAAGGGCGAGTTCCGTCGCCTCTGGATCCAGCGCATCAACGCCGCGTCGCGCGCGAACGGCCTGACCTACAACCGCCTCATCCAGGGTCTTGGCCTGGCTGGCGTCGAGGTCGACCGTCGCATCCTCGCCGACCTCGCCGTCAACAACCCCGAGACCTTCGCGGCTCTGGTTCAGACCGCGAAGAAGGCCCTGCCCGCCGACACCTCGGCACCCAAGGCAGACGCCGCCGCGTAAGCAGCACCTCTGCGTATGCAGAATCTCTGAACGAGAGGCCCCGACGGGCACCTGACACGGTGCCCGGTTCGGGGCCTTTCGTCTGCGCGGCCCATAAACTGGGGGCATGATCGATAATCCCCGCTCGCCCCGTGTCCGCGCGGTCGCGAAGCTGGCCAAACGGAACGCCCGGTCCGAGACCGGGCTTTTTCTGTTAGAAGGCCCCCAGGCCGTGGCGGAAGCCCTGGAATACCGTCCCGAACTGCTCATGGAGCTGTTCGCGACCCCGACCGCTCTCGAGCGGTACCCCGCGATCCGCGACGCAGCCGTGTTTGCCGAAATCGACATCGAGTTCGTGTCGGAACACGTGCTCGACTCGATGGCAGACACGGTCACGCCGCAGGGCTTCATCGCGGTCTGCCGGCAGTTTCCGACATCCCTCAAGGACATCTTCAACAATGAGCCGAAGCTCCTGGCCATCCTCGAAGAGGTGCGAGACCCCGGCAACGCCGGAACCATCATCAGGGCGGCGGATGCAGCCGGCGCCGACGCGGTGATCCTCACCGGTCGCAGCGTGGACGTCTACAACCCGAAGGTGGTGCGGTCGACGACCGGATCGCTGTTCCACATGCCGGTCGCCATCGCTGCTGATCTGGAGGCGGTGATTGAGCGGGCCAGGGCCGCAGGGATCCAGGTGATCGCCGCCGATATCAAGGGCGACGACCTGCTCGCCGCACGCGAAACCGGTGTGCTTACCGCACCGACCGCATGGCTGTTCGGCAACGAGGCCAGGGGCCTCACCGACGAGCACTATGCGCTCGCGGACAACGCGATTCGGGTGCCGATCTACGGCCAGGCCGAGTCGATGAACCTGGCGACCGCGGCATCCGTCTGCCTGTACGAGTCCGCGTTTTCGCAGCGCAGGCCTGCTGAGTAGGCGCACCGCGCGGTATCGAACGGCGCGGTATCGAGTCGCGTGGCGCGGGCCGGCCCGTGAGCGCCGTACTTTCTAACGAGCGCCGACGCCGTTTCAGCGGCGTTCGACCGTTTCCACGGCGCTCGCGCCGGCACCGCCGACGTTCCGAGGTGAGCGCGGCGTTAACGGCCGAGCGAACCCGCCGCGGCGCCCGCGCTCGGCCGATAATCGCGCGCTCGGCGACGAGGGGCTCCCGCCACCGGCGGAAGCCCCTCGATTCTGCGCGCACTCCGAGCATCGGCACTCAGTGCATGCCCGCTCGGCGCATCGGCACCTAGCGCATCGACACCAGGATCTTCACTTCGTTGTCCTTGTTGGTGATCAGACGCTCGAAGCCCTGCTCGACAATGTCGTCCACCGTGATCTTCGAGGTGATGAACGGCGCGAGGTTGACCTTGCCGCTGCGGACGAGCTCGATCGCCTCGGGGTGGTCACCCGCGTAGCCGATCGAGCTGCCGAGCACGCGGTCCCCGAACGTGAGCTCGCCGGCGATGTTGATCTCGACGGGCTTCGTGTGGATCGCGACGACCTCGAGACGGCCGCCGGCGCCCAGCACCCCGAGCAGCTGGCGCACGACCACGCCGACGCCGGCAGCGTCGAATGCGAGGTTGGCGCCCGCGCCACCGCTGTGCTCAGCAACCACGGCCTTGAGGTCTTCGGTCGAGGGGTCGACCACGACATCCGCGACGCCGGACGTGGCGGCCTTCTCGCGGCGGGCGTTCGAGACCTCGCTGACAATCGTCGTCACGCCCTTGGCCTTGAGCACGGCTGCGACGAGCAGTCCGATGGGGCCGGCGCCGCCAACCACGGCGACCTGACCCGCGGTCGCGCCGGCGTGCTTCACCGCGTGCAGCGCCACCGAGAGCGGCTCGATCAGCGCAGCCTGGTCCAGCGGCAGATCGCCCACCGGGTGCACCCAGCGCTGCTCGACGACGATGTGCTCGCTGAGCCCGCCGCCGCGGCCCGAGATGCCGATGAAGCCCATCTGCTCGCACAGGTTGTACTTGCCGGCCTTGCAGGCGGCACAGGTTCCGTCGACCATGAGCGGCTCGACGACCACCGAATCGCCCACCTTGAGGCCGTCAACGCCCTCGCCGATCTCCTCAACGACGCCGGAGAACTCGTGGCCGAGCACGACCGGCAGCGTCTCGCCGGACAGAGGATGCGGGGAGTCGACCGTCGGCGCGGGAGGCATCGGGCCCTCGTGGAACAGGTGCAGGTCGCTGCCGCAGATGCCGTTGAAAGCCGGGGCGATCTTGACGGTGCCCGGTCGAAGCTGGGGCTCGTCCACCTCCTCGACTCGAATGTCTTCCTTGCCGTAATACAGGGCAGCCTTCATTGCACAATCTCCTTCACTTGGGGACCTTGTGGGTCCCCATCCAGCCTAAGCGCGTGTCGACCGGCACTTTCGACCCCAGCGGGCGGCGCAGACCCCTAATATAAAAAAGCTCACGTTACGCCTCGGTTACAACTGCCGTGGGAGTTTGACCCTGACCGAACGTGAGTGGGAAGGTGAACCCATGGAACCACTCGTCGTGATCGACAACGTCAATAAGCACTATGGCGAACTGCACGTTTTGAAGAACATTTCCACGACCGTCGACAAGGGCGAGGTGGTCGTGGTGATCGGTCCGAGCGGCTCGGGTAAGTCCACCCTGTGCCGCGCGATCAACCGCCTGGAGACCATCGACTCCGGCACCATCACGATCGACGGCAACAAGCTGCCCGAAGAAGGCGCCGGGCTCGCGAAGCTGCGCGCCGACGTCGGCATGGTCTTCCAGTCGTTCAACCTGTTCGCGCACAAGACCGTGCTCGAGAACGTGACCCTCGGCCCGCGCCGCGTGCGTGGCAAGTCGAAGGCTGAGGCAGACAAGCGCGCCATGGAGCTGCTTGACCGCGTCGGCGTCGCCAACCAGGCGAAGAAGATGCCGTCGCAATTGTCCGGCGGGCAGCAGCAGCGCGTTGCCATCGCGCGGTCACTCGCGATGGACCCGAAGCTCATTCTGCTCGACGAGCCCACCTCGGCACTCGACCCCGAGATGATCAACGAAGTGCTCGATGTCATGGTGGGCCTCGCCCACGACGGAATGACCATGCTGGTCGTCACCCACGAGATGGGCTTTGCCCGCAAGGCGGCGAACCGCGTGCTGTTCATGGCGGAGGGCGAAATCGTCGAGGAGGCCACTCCCGAGCTGTTCTTCACCACACCCCAGACTCCGAGGGCGAAGGACTTCCTCTCGAAGATCCTCTCTCACTAACCGGTGGGCGAGACACACAGCAAGGAGACAGGCATGCGACTCAAGAAGAGTCTGACGATCGGTGCGATGGCGCTCGCCGGCGCGCTCGCACTCAGCGGATGTACCGATTCCGGCAGCACCGGCAGCCAGGCACCCGAGGTTGACGCTGAAGCAACCTTCGAGGCCGGCACCACTATGGCAGCGCTCAATGAGGCGGGCACGATCACCATCGGCACCAAGTACGACCAGCCCCTGTTCGGCCTGGCCGACCTCGAGGGCAACCCGCAGGGCTTTGACGTGGAGATCGGCAAGATCATCGCCGCCGAGCTCGGCATCACCGAGGACAAGATCAAGTGGACCGAGACCGTGTCGGCCAACCGCGAGCCGTTCATCCAGAACGGTGACGTCGACCTGGTGATCGCCACCTACACCATCAACGACACCCGCAAGCAGGTCATCGACTTCGCCGGCCCGTACTACGAGGCAGGCCAGGACCTGCTGGTTCTCGCGGGCAACCCCGACAAGATCGAAGGCCCCGAGTCGTTCAAGTCCGACCCGAACCTCAAGGTCTGCACCGTGACCGGGTCCACCTCGCTCACCAACATCAGCGCCTACACGGCGAACGTGCTGCAGGCGGAGACCTACTCGGCGTGCCTGGAACCGCTGCGCAACGGTGAGGTTTCGGCCGTCACCACCGACAACGTGATCCTCGCGGGCCTTGCCGACCAGAACCCCGACGAGTTCGAGGTTCTCGACAAGCCGTTCACGGCTGAGCCTTATGGCATCGGCCTGAAGAAGGGCGATGACGCGTTCCGTACGTTCATCAACGACACCCTGGAGGCCTCCTTCGAGGACGGCCGCTGGGCCGACGCGTGGGAAGCCACCGCAGGCAAGGTGCTGGAGACGCCGGAACCCCCGGCAGTCGACCGCTACTAAGCAAACAACCCCAGTGGTGGCCCGCCCGGTCTGCATGACCTGGCGGGCCATCACCCCGCAACACAGTAAAGAAGAGGAGGTGTGCCGATGGACGCGATCATCCAGTTTTTGCCAGACTTCGCCTGGGCATTCCTGACCACCCTTAGCCTCCTCATCTACGCGGGAATCGGCGCCACGGTACTCGGCGTGCTCATCGCGGCGATGCGCATCTCGCCCGTTGCGTCGTTCAGAACGTTCGCCACGGCGTACACGGAGCTGCTCCGCAACATCCCGTTGACGCTCATCCTGTTCTTCTGCGCGTTCGTGCTGCCGTACCTGCAGGTCGACCTCAGCTACTACACACTGGCGCTGATCGGCCTCACCGCGTACACCTCCCCGTTCATCGCCGAGGCGATTCGCTCCGGCATCAACGGAGTCCCGGTGGGTCAGGCCGAGGCGGCACGCAGTATCGGCCTCCCGTTCGCGCAGGTTCTCTCACTGGTGGTGTTGCCGCAGGCCATCCGCATGGTGATCCCGCCGCTGATCAACGTGTTCATCGCCCTCACCAAGAACACGTCCGTCGCCGGCGCGTTCTTCGTGGTCGAGCTGTTCTCGGTGGCTCGCACCGCCTCGAACGAGCGCGGCGACGAGGTCATCGCCATCCTGGCCGCGACCGCAGCCCTGTATCTCGTGATCACCATCCCGCTCGGAATCCTCGCCGGCCGGGTCGAGAAGAAGGTGGCGGTGCTCCGATGACCTCGATTCTCTACGACGCCCCGGGACCCCGCGCCCGCCGACGCTCCGTTCTGTTCTCCATCGTCGGAGCCATCGTGATTGTCGGTGGGCTGATCGCCCTCATCGCCGCTCTTGCCGCTCCGCGCATCTCCGCCAATGGTGTGGAGACCCCCGGCATGTTCGACGCCTCACGCTGGGACATCTTCCTGGATGTCGCGGTGTGGCGGTTCATCGGTGAAGGCGTGTTGGCCACCTTGCGGATGGCGGCCGTCGCCGCGGTCTTCGCCATCATCATCGGCATCCTGTTCTCCTTCGGCCGCGCCGCAGCGCGCGCCTGGATCCGGGTGCCGGTGTCGGTGCTGCTCGAGTTCTTCCGCGGCATGCCCGTGCTGCTGATGATCCTGTTCACCCTGCTGGTCTTCGGCGTTGCGCCGTTCTGGGCTGGCGTGTCCGCACTCGCGGTCTACAACGGCGCGATCATCGGCGAGGCGCTGCGAGCCGGAATTCAGTCGCTGCCCAAGGGGCAGCGCGAGGCCGGACTCTCGATCGGACTCACCCCGCTGGCCACCCGCTTCCGCATCGAGTTCCCTCAGGCATTCCGGCAGATGCTGCCGATCATCCTGGCCCAGCTGGTCGTCCTGCTGAAGGACACCGCGCTGGCGTACATCGTCGGATACCCGGAACTGCTGCGCACCACCACGCAATACATCGCCAACTCGGTGGGCAACCGCTACTTCTTCTCGTTGTTCTTCGTGGCTCTCGCGATCTACCTGGCGATGAACCTGACGCTGTCCTGGTTCGCGCGCTTCGTCGCCCGTCGCACAGGTCCGAAGCTGGGGGCGGTGGCGCCGGATGCCGACAAGACCATTGGTCTTGAGGGGACGCAGGCGATCACCATGCAACGGCCCACGGACAGGAGCGGACGCTAGCCCCACTAAACTTGGGGCTTGTGTCAGAAGCGAACCTCATCTCCGACCAGGCCGTGGCCGCGGCCGTTGACGCCGCGATCGCGGCGATCACGGCGGCAACGGATTCCGCAGCGCTGAAGCAGGTGCGCGCCACTCATCTCGGTGAGGCATCGCCGCTCGCGCAGTTCAACGCGCAGCTGCGCGACGTTCCCGCCGACCAGAAGGCCGCAACCGGCAAGCTGGTCGGGCAGGCACGCGGGCGGGTGACGCAGGCGTTTACCGTCCGCGAAGCCGAGATCGTGGCTGAAGAGGAGACGGCGAGGCTCGCCGCGGAAGCAGTGGATGTCACGGCCGTCGCCACCCGATGGACCCCCGGTGCGCGTCATCCGCTCACCCTGTTGATGGAAGAGATGTCGGACATCTTCGTCGCCATGGGCTGGGAGGTGGCGGAAGGCCCAGAGCTCGAGAACGAATGGTTCAACTTCGACGCCCTGAACTTTGACGAGGACCACCCGGCACGCGCCACCCAGGACACCTTCTTCGTCGACCCGGTCGAGAAGCACCTGCTGCTGCGCACCCACACCTCGCCGGTGCAGGTGCGTGCCCTGCTCGGCCGTGAACTGCCGGTCTACATCGTGGCCCCCGGCCGCGTCTACCGCAGCGACGAACTCGACGCCACGCACACCCCGGTGTTCAACCAGCTCGAAGGCATCGCCATCGACAAGGGCCTCACCATGGCGCACCTGCGCGGCACCCTCGAACACCTGGCCCGTGCCATGTTCGGCGAGGGCGCGAAGATCCGGCTGCGCCCCAACTACTTCCCGTTCACGGAACCGAGCGCTGAGATGGATGTCTGGCAGCCGAACGCCAAGGGCGGTGCGCGCTGGGTCGAGTGGGGTGGCTGCGGCATGGTCAACCGCAACGTGCTGCGCGCGGCGGGCATCGACCCGGACGAATACCAGGGCTTCGCCTTCGGCATGGGCATCGAACGCACGCTGCAGTTCCGCAATGGCATGAACGACATGCGTGACATGGTCGAAGGCGACATCCGCTTCTCTCAGCAGTTTGGAATGGTTCTCTAATGCGCGTCCCGGTTTCCTGGCTCCGTGAATTCGTCGACGTGCCCGCGGAGGCGACCGCCGAAGACATCCAGGCGGCGCTGGTGCGCGTCGGCCTGGAAGAGGAAGCGGTGCACCGCGCCGAACTCAGCGGACCGATCGTGGTCGGTCAGGTGCTCGAGTTCGCCGACGAACCGCAGTCCAACGGCAAGACCATTCGGTGGTGCCAGGTGGATGTCTCGGCCAACGGCGAACGCGACATCCGCGGCATCGTCTGCGGCGCCCACAACTTCCTCGTCGGCGACAAGGTGGTGGTGTCACTGCCCGGCGCCGTGCTGCCCGGCCCGTTCCCCATCTCGGCGCGCAAGACCTACGGGCATGTGAGCGACGGTATGATCGCCTCCGCCCGCGAGCTCGGCCTCGGCGACGAGCACGACGGCATCCTGCGCCTCACCGAGATCGGGCTCGACCCCGAGACCGGCCTCGACGCGGTGGCGCTGCTCGGCCTGGACGACTACGCCTTCGAGGTGAACGTCACCCCCGACCGCGGCTACGCCCTCTCCATTCGCGGCATCGCCCGCGAGTACTCCAACTCCACCGGGGCCGCCTTCCGCGACCCCGCACACACCCCGACGGTCACCGCGATCGCGCGCACCGCCACCACCGAGACCTTCCCGGTGACGGTCCACGACGAGGCGCCGGTCCGCGGCCGCGTCGGCTGCTCGGCGTTCGTCACCCGCGTGGTCACGGGCATCGACGCGAGCCGGCCGACGCCGGCCTGGATGATCACCCGGCTGAAGCTCGCCGGCGTGCGCTCCATCTCACTGGCCGTCGACATCACCAACTACGTGATGTTCGAGCTCGGCCAGCCGATCCACGGGTACGACCTCGACAAGCTCACCGGCGGCATCACCGTGCGCCGCGCGGCGCCGGGGGAGCGCATCACCACCCTCGACGACGCCACCCGCACGCTGCACCCAGAAGACCTGCTGATCACCGACGAGTCCGGCCCGATCGGGCTGGCCGGCGTGATGGGCGGGGCCGCAACCGAGATTTCGGATGCCACCACCTCGGTGCTGATCGAAGCGGCGAACTTCGACCCGGTGTCGATCGCCCGCACCGCCCGCCGGCACAAACTGCAAAGCGAAGCGTCCAAGCGCTTCGAACGCGGCGTCGACCCGCTGGTGGCGGATGCCGCCGCGGCCCGCGTCGCCGAGCTGCTCGTCGAACTGGGCGGCGGCACCCTGGCGCCGATCGGCTCCCGGCTGTACACCGCAGCGGAGCCCACGCCGATCACCCTCCGCGACGGCTTCATCGCCTCGATCATGGGCGTCGCATACAGCGACGACGAGGTGCGCGGCTCGCTCGAAGCGATCGGCTGCACCGTCGACCGGGTGGAGGGCGCCGTCCTCGCCACCCCGCCGAGCTGGCGCCCCGACCTCAGCGACGAACCCACGCTCGCCGAAGAGGTGGCCCGCATCGTCGGCTATGACCGCATCCCGTCTGTGCTGCCCGTTGCGCCGCCTGGGCGCGGTCTCACCCGCGCCCAGAAACTGCGTCGCGCCGCTGCCACCGTGCTCGCCGCGGGCGGCGCCACCGAGATTCAGGCGTACCCGTTCCTGTCCGAGGCCACGCACCGCCGGTTCTCGGACGACGCCCCCGCCGTGCGCCTGGCCAACCCGCTCGACGGGGAGGAACCGCTGCTGCGGCGCACCCTGCTGCCCGGGCTGGTGGCCGCCGCTCGCCGCAACCTCTCCCGCGGGCTCACCGACCTGGCCCTGTTCGAGGTCGGCACGGTGTTCCTGCCCGACGCCGGAGTGTCCTATGGCAGCGGGCCGCTGCCGGTCGGCAACGCCCGGCCAGACGACAGCCGGCTCGCCGAGCTGAACGGCGGCATCCCGCCGCAGTCCTGGCACGTGGCGGCACTGTTCCTCGGCGACCGCATCCAGAAACAGCCCGGCATCCGCCCGGTGTCCTCGTCGCTTGCCGACGCGATCACCGCCGCCCAGCAGCTGTCGCTGGCGTTGGCGGTCCCGATCCGGATCGAGCAGGGCAACCACACCGCCATGCACCCGGGACGCACCGCCGAGATCTTCGTCGGCGACACCGTCGTCGGCGTCGCCGGTGAGCTGCTGCCTGCGCTGTCCGAGGAGCTCGACCTGCCGCGGGTCGTCGCGGCGCTCGAGCTCGACCTGGACGCGCTCATCGAGCACGGCCGCCGCGAGGTCAGCACCACGCCGATCGTCGGGTTCCCGGCCGCCACCCAGGACCTCTCCCTGGTCGTGCCGGCGGATGTCCCGGCCGCCGACGTGCTCCGCGCCGTCGTCGAGGGAGCCGGCGACCTGCTCGAGGACGTCCGGCTGATCGACGACTACCGCGGCACCGGGGTGGCCGAGGGCACCAAGTCGCTGACCTTCGCGCTGCGCTTTCGCGGCCAGGACCGCACGCTCACCGCCGCGGAGGCGAGCGACGCCAAGCTCGCCGGCGTGGCGGTCGCCGTAGAGCGGTTCGGAGCCACCCTTCGTGAATAGTCGCCGCCCCGCGGGGGTCGATTTCCGTGGCGGCTGCGCGCGCCACTATGGTGGTCGAGTGGACAACCCCCGCGTGGCAGAGCTCCGACGTGACCGTCGAGTCGTTCGCGTGCGCCGATTCTCGGCGACGTCGCACCGCTGATTTCGTCAGCAGGACTGCCGCGTCGCCGCCCCGGCCCCGTGTCCATTCGATCCTCATTAAGGTAGAGACATGTCTCTTTCCGTTGCCGTTGCTGGTGCCAGCGGCTACGCGGGTGGTGAAGTGCTGCGTCTGCTGGCAGCCCACCCCGATGTCACCATCACAACCGTCACAGCCCACTCCAACGCGGGGCAACCGCTCATCCAGGTGCAACCGCACCTGCGGTCGCTCGCGCACCTGACCCTGGTGGAAACCACGCCCGAGAACCTGTCGGGGCACGACGTGGTGTTCGTCGCACTGCCGCACGGCAAGTCGGGAGAGCTCACCGAGCACCTCGGCGACGACACCCTGGTCATCGACTGCGGCGCCGACCATCGCCTCACCGACGAAGCCGACTGGGCGAAGTACTACGGCGGCGAGTTCTACGGGGCCTGGACCTACGGCCTGCCCGAGCTGCCGCTGCGCGCCGGCGGCCGGCAACGCGACAACCTGCTCGGCGCGAAGCGCATCGCGGTTCCCGGCTGCAACGTCACCGCCATCACCTTGGGGCTTGCCCCCGGCATCCAATCCGAAGTGATCCGCTCGGACGACCTCGTGGCCGTGCTTGCCGTGGGCACCTCCGGTGCCGGCAAGAGCCTGAAAACGCACCTGCTGGCCAGTGAGATCCACGGATCCGCGGCACCGTACGCGGTGGGCGGCAGCCACCGGCACAACCCCGAGATCCGGCAGAATCTCACCGCGGCCGGCGGCGAGGGCGTCAGCGTCTCGTTCACGCCGGTGCTGGTTCCGATGTCGCGCGGCATCCTCGCGACCTCGACCGCCGTGCTGCAGCCGGGAGTGAGCGCCGCCGACGTGCGTGCCGCCTGGCAGCTCACCTATGCCCACGAGCCGTTCGTGCACCTGCTGCCGGAGGGCGAGTTTCCGAAGACCGCCGACGTGCTCGGCTCGAACTCGACGCTGATCGGCCTCGCGGTCGACGAGGCAGCCGACCGGGTCGTGGTGATCTCCGCGATCGACAACCTGGTCAAGGGCACCGCCGGTGCGGCCGTGCAATCAATGAACCTCGCGCTCGGCCTGCCCGAGACGACTGGACTTCCGATGGATGGAGTGGCCCCGTGACCGTAACGGCAGCGAAAGGGTTCCGCGCCGCCGGCGTGACCGCCGGCCTCAAGACCAGCGGAGGCAAAGACCTCGCCCTCATCGTCAACGACGGACCGAACAAGGCCGCCGCGGCCGTGTTCACCAGCAACCGGGCGCAGGCCAACCCCATCATCTGGTCAAGGGAAGCCATCAAGGACGGCACCGTCGACGCGGTGGTGCTGAACT
This Salinibacterium sp. ZJ450 DNA region includes the following protein-coding sequences:
- the argC gene encoding N-acetyl-gamma-glutamyl-phosphate reductase yields the protein MSLSVAVAGASGYAGGEVLRLLAAHPDVTITTVTAHSNAGQPLIQVQPHLRSLAHLTLVETTPENLSGHDVVFVALPHGKSGELTEHLGDDTLVIDCGADHRLTDEADWAKYYGGEFYGAWTYGLPELPLRAGGRQRDNLLGAKRIAVPGCNVTAITLGLAPGIQSEVIRSDDLVAVLAVGTSGAGKSLKTHLLASEIHGSAAPYAVGGSHRHNPEIRQNLTAAGGEGVSVSFTPVLVPMSRGILATSTAVLQPGVSAADVRAAWQLTYAHEPFVHLLPEGEFPKTADVLGSNSTLIGLAVDEAADRVVVISAIDNLVKGTAGAAVQSMNLALGLPETTGLPMDGVAP